The Syntrophorhabdaceae bacterium genome includes a region encoding these proteins:
- a CDS encoding helix-turn-helix domain-containing protein, with the protein MDLSKKIRLLREKHGLKQINLANALQVSPQAVSKWERGASCPDLQMLIRIARLFDTSTDFLLGLTERGSGVFEATVLCTAIIDFARRSASMDSRELADYANMIFYPLTESVLAHDGIPVKYVGDGFLCFFSGASHRDRAIGAALHAKKTMNQKDLVISLDTGDIYLGLIGHPEYAMRDIIGEAVNRAFLVAGWACAHCPSGIGATGTVIHKAEGKYPLREHRGVGIALIDEALDIFEIGGTP; encoded by the coding sequence ATGGATCTAAGTAAAAAAATACGGCTCCTTCGGGAGAAACACGGACTCAAGCAGATCAACCTGGCGAATGCCCTGCAGGTGAGCCCCCAGGCGGTCTCCAAATGGGAGCGGGGGGCAAGCTGTCCGGATCTGCAGATGCTGATCAGGATAGCCCGGCTTTTCGACACGAGCACCGATTTTCTCCTCGGTCTGACCGAGCGGGGCAGCGGGGTCTTCGAAGCCACGGTCCTGTGCACGGCCATCATCGATTTCGCCCGGCGCTCCGCTTCGATGGATTCAAGGGAGCTTGCCGATTATGCCAATATGATATTTTATCCCCTTACGGAGTCGGTCCTTGCCCACGACGGGATTCCGGTCAAATACGTGGGCGACGGCTTCCTTTGTTTTTTCTCCGGCGCCTCCCACAGGGACCGTGCCATAGGTGCGGCCCTTCACGCAAAAAAGACCATGAATCAAAAAGACCTGGTGATATCCCTCGATACGGGAGACATTTATCTCGGGCTCATAGGACACCCGGAATATGCAATGCGGGATATTATCGGCGAGGCCGTCAACAGGGCATTTCTCGTGGCAGGGTGGGCCTGTGCGCACTGTCCTTCCGGAATAGGCGCGACAGGGACGGTTATCCACAAAGCGGAAGGGAAGTATCCGCTCCGGGAGCACCGGGGGGTCGGGATCGCCCTCATCGATGAGGCGCTTGATATTTTCGAGATCGGAGGGACTCCATGA